AAGGGATACAAAAGTTTTCTAGTTGATGAAAATAGCTAATTTATAAGGTGGTTTTTTTGTGAAAGAGGATAAAAATCATAAAATTCTACAGTCAGGTGAAAATCAATCTCTTAATAGTAATTATATTAAACCTAAACAAAGTGCTAATGCGTTATTCAATTTTATGCAGAGGCTTGATTACTTAAAAATGATTCTGAAAAATAAGGCAATAATCCCGCGATATTTTGAAGAAGATATAAACTATTTGGGAATTGAAATTGGTAAAATTTCAATTCCAGTTACTTGTTTTTGCGATATTAATTTACAAAGGATATCTTCACATACTAGCGAATATGGAGAATATGGAATAGGTCTTTATAAGGAGTGGTGTGTGGTGCAAGGAATACAACCGATACATTATATAAATGAACGTTCAAAATTAGTAGAAGATTTTAGATTAGCCTTCAATAGCGCATTAGGTTATGATTCTGAGAATTCTGAAGTTAACAACCTCCAAAACTATTTATTTTCTCACTTGTTTTTTATTAAACCTATTCTTGGAGATATGAAAAGAAGTATCAAAGATGAGAAAGTACATCTTAACTTCCATGACGAAAGGGAATGGCGTTATATACCTAAATTAGCTGAAATAAATACTGAATTACTTCCGGTATTGATTTTTGACCAGAATAATGATAAAACTCGAAATCTATATAATAGAGCTTTGTATGATTTAAGTGATGCATGGATGGAGATTTCACCAGATAATATAAAATATTTGATAGTTAAAGATAAGTTTGATCAAGTAGACTTAATCAATTATCTAAGTACAGAAGAGTTGAATTATACACAAAAGGAAAAATTATACTTAAT
This is a stretch of genomic DNA from Desulfuribacillus alkaliarsenatis. It encodes these proteins:
- a CDS encoding abortive infection system antitoxin AbiGi family protein, whose protein sequence is MKEDKNHKILQSGENQSLNSNYIKPKQSANALFNFMQRLDYLKMILKNKAIIPRYFEEDINYLGIEIGKISIPVTCFCDINLQRISSHTSEYGEYGIGLYKEWCVVQGIQPIHYINERSKLVEDFRLAFNSALGYDSENSEVNNLQNYLFSHLFFIKPILGDMKRSIKDEKVHLNFHDEREWRYIPKLAEINTELLPVLIFDQNNDKTRNLYNRALYDLSDAWMEISPDNIKYLIVKDKFDQVDLINYLSTEELNYTQKEKLYLISKIVILEEISEDW